A stretch of Deinococcus radiopugnans ATCC 19172 DNA encodes these proteins:
- a CDS encoding sugar ABC transporter ATP-binding protein produces MPAVAFRTVTKTFGPVEVLHGVTFDIGGAEIHALIGENGAGKSTLMKILGGYQPPTSGQILLDGQPVTFHSSRDAETRGVVLIHQEFNLADDLSVAQNIFLGRELGGALLNDAEMNRQAADALTRLDVRLDPRVKVKELSVPQKQLVEIAKALARDARVLVMDEPTATLTNRETDVLFALIRRLRGGGVTILYISHKLDEVQALADSVTVLRDGAVVFSGPAAGKTPHDLANLMVGRELEDMFPDKGQPSGKEALHVEGLEVPGWAHDISFTLQAGEVLGFAGLVGSGRTELFEGLLGLRRHTVRQVRVAGRPTRLDSPGRAAEAGVVYLSEDRKGKGLLVEFQLRPNLTLMTLQEYARPLLDTRAEARALEQAVETYGIRTGRLDVPASALSGGNQQKLALARILEVHPDVIVLDEPTRGVDVGAKREIYLLIQALAASGKGVIVISSELTELLGLCQRLLVVREGRIVGNLTGGELTEQEVIQYATGLKAHSPALEAAPR; encoded by the coding sequence GTGCCTGCCGTGGCCTTCCGCACCGTCACCAAAACCTTTGGCCCGGTGGAAGTGCTGCACGGCGTGACCTTTGACATTGGAGGCGCCGAGATCCACGCCCTGATCGGCGAGAACGGCGCGGGCAAGAGCACGCTGATGAAGATTCTGGGTGGCTACCAGCCTCCCACTTCGGGACAGATCCTGCTGGACGGGCAGCCGGTCACTTTTCACAGCAGCCGCGACGCCGAGACGCGCGGGGTGGTGCTGATTCATCAGGAATTCAATCTGGCCGATGACCTGAGCGTGGCGCAGAACATCTTTTTAGGGCGTGAGCTGGGCGGCGCGCTGCTGAACGACGCCGAGATGAACCGGCAGGCGGCAGACGCCCTGACGCGGCTGGACGTGCGGCTTGACCCCCGAGTCAAGGTCAAAGAGCTGAGCGTGCCGCAAAAGCAACTCGTGGAGATCGCCAAGGCACTGGCGAGAGATGCCCGCGTGCTGGTCATGGACGAGCCGACGGCCACCCTGACCAACCGTGAAACCGACGTGCTGTTCGCGCTGATCCGCCGCCTGCGCGGGGGCGGCGTGACCATTCTCTACATCAGTCACAAGCTGGACGAGGTGCAGGCGCTGGCCGACTCGGTGACCGTCCTGCGCGACGGCGCGGTGGTGTTCAGCGGCCCGGCGGCAGGCAAGACCCCGCACGATCTGGCAAACCTGATGGTGGGCCGGGAGCTGGAGGACATGTTCCCGGACAAGGGCCAGCCTTCCGGGAAAGAGGCGCTGCACGTCGAGGGCCTGGAGGTTCCCGGCTGGGCGCACGACATTTCCTTCACGCTGCAGGCGGGCGAGGTGCTGGGCTTCGCGGGCCTCGTGGGTTCGGGGCGCACGGAGCTGTTCGAGGGGCTGCTGGGTCTGCGCCGCCACACCGTCCGTCAGGTGCGTGTGGCGGGCCGCCCCACCCGCCTCGACAGCCCCGGCCGGGCCGCAGAGGCGGGCGTCGTCTACCTCAGCGAGGACCGCAAGGGCAAGGGGCTGCTGGTAGAGTTTCAGCTGCGCCCCAACCTCACCCTGATGACGCTTCAGGAGTACGCGCGGCCCCTGCTGGACACCCGGGCGGAGGCGCGGGCGCTGGAACAGGCGGTAGAGACCTACGGCATCCGCACCGGGCGGCTGGACGTGCCCGCCAGCGCGCTGTCCGGCGGCAACCAGCAGAAGCTCGCCCTCGCCCGCATTCTGGAAGTGCATCCTGACGTGATCGTGCTGGACGAGCCGACGCGCGGCGTGGACGTGGGGGCCAAGCGCGAGATCTACCTGCTGATTCAAGCGCTGGCCGCCTCTGGCAAGGGGGTCATCGTGATTTCCAGCGAGCTGACCGAGCTGCTGGGCCTGTGTCAGCGCCTGCTGGTGGTGCGCGAGGGCCGCATCGTCGGCAACCTGACAGGGGGCGAGCTGACCGAGCAGGAAGTGATTCAGTACGCCACCGGATTGAAAGCCCATTCCCCCGCCCTGGAGGCCGCGCCCCGATGA
- a CDS encoding ABC transporter permease, giving the protein MTDPSTATKTARPPLLSRLGGLGPLLGLLALMIVATLLNSDFLTVSNLSNVLTRASFIGIIAVGATFVIISGGIDLSVGSMAALIAGSMILIMNALGGGGGGVGIIAVGMLCALAIGAGAGLLQGTFIARGRIEPFIVTLGTLGIYRAVLTYLSEGGSISLNNTLSDAYSPVYYSKILGVPLPIIVFAVVALLGGLLLNRTRYGRYVQAIGSNEQVARYAAVDVNRVKVITYMIQGICVALATLLYVPRLGSASPSTGILWELEAIAAVIIGGTALKGGSGRIWGTVVGAVLLLSIENVLNLTSIISVYLNAAVQGVVIIVVAFLQRGKRS; this is encoded by the coding sequence ATGACCGATCCTTCCACAGCAACGAAGACCGCCCGCCCGCCGCTGCTGTCCCGCCTGGGGGGCCTGGGGCCGCTGCTGGGGCTGCTCGCCCTGATGATCGTGGCCACCTTGCTCAACAGCGACTTTCTGACCGTCTCCAACCTGTCCAACGTGCTGACGCGCGCCTCGTTCATCGGCATCATCGCGGTAGGAGCGACGTTCGTGATTATCTCGGGCGGGATTGACCTGTCGGTGGGCTCGATGGCCGCCCTGATCGCCGGCTCGATGATCCTGATCATGAACGCGCTGGGCGGGGGGGGCGGCGGCGTGGGCATCATTGCCGTGGGCATGCTGTGCGCGCTGGCCATCGGGGCCGGGGCGGGGCTGCTGCAAGGCACCTTCATCGCGCGGGGCCGCATCGAGCCGTTTATCGTCACGCTGGGCACCCTGGGCATCTACCGCGCCGTCCTGACCTACCTGTCGGAGGGCGGCAGCATCTCGCTGAACAACACCCTCAGCGACGCCTACAGCCCGGTGTATTACAGCAAGATTCTGGGCGTCCCGTTGCCCATCATCGTGTTCGCGGTGGTGGCGCTGCTCGGCGGGCTGCTCCTGAACCGCACGCGCTACGGGCGCTACGTGCAGGCCATCGGCAGCAACGAGCAGGTGGCGCGCTACGCCGCCGTGGACGTCAACCGCGTCAAGGTCATCACCTACATGATTCAGGGCATCTGCGTGGCGCTGGCGACGCTGCTGTACGTGCCCAGGCTGGGCAGCGCCAGCCCCAGCACCGGCATCCTGTGGGAGCTGGAGGCGATTGCCGCCGTGATTATCGGCGGCACGGCCCTCAAGGGCGGCTCCGGGCGCATCTGGGGGACGGTGGTGGGGGCCGTGTTGCTGCTCAGCATCGAGAACGTTTTGAACCTGACCTCGATCATCAGCGTGTACCTGAACGCCGCCGTGCAGGGCGTGGTGATCATCGTGGTGGCCTTCCTGCAACGGGGAAAGCGCTCATGA